A single genomic interval of uncultured Desulfobulbus sp. harbors:
- a CDS encoding cupin domain-containing protein: MKTIDLATTNTFTAGSMKGYFLVEDSQYFKIINFNLDAGVTFPVHSHDLDGELSILVLEGEGYFLGNDTKISAKTGDLLISQIREPHGVEAATKMRLLVTIAPPI; encoded by the coding sequence ATGAAAACAATAGACCTTGCCACAACCAATACGTTCACAGCGGGATCCATGAAAGGGTATTTTCTCGTTGAAGATTCGCAGTATTTCAAAATCATCAATTTCAATCTCGATGCCGGTGTCACCTTCCCGGTTCATTCCCACGACCTGGATGGCGAGCTATCCATTCTCGTCCTCGAAGGGGAAGGTTACTTCCTGGGCAACGACACCAAAATATCGGCCAAGACCGGAGATTTGCTTATCTCGCAAATCCGAGAACCGCATGGGGTGGAAGCGGCAACTAAAATGCGACTTCTGGTGACCATCGCGCCTCCGATTTAA
- a CDS encoding efflux RND transporter periplasmic adaptor subunit: MVMRNLSRYLPLLPLLVTLVLITGCKEKNTSGDAAQAKPAPEVSVVTIQEQAVTLTTILPGRITPHLEAEIRPQVSGIILKRLFTEGGEVKEGEVLYQIDPATYRASLASAKASLAKAEANSVNLKQHAERYRRLVPTKAVSSQDYEDAVAAYDQGVAEIRAAKAAVDMAQINLNYTRVTAPISGHIGRSAVTAGALVTANQGTALANIQQLDPVYVDVTQASADLLQLKQNLAAGTLKSNPAQATVKLELENGTSYTHDGILKFSEVSVDQSTGSVTLRALFANPDQLLLPGMFVRAIIQEGVRENALLVPQRGVSRDTAGHAIALVAGAGDKVERRILQTERTVGDAWLVTDGIKPGDRVIVEGVQRIRPEMQVKVRPFSVSPTPQPATVK; this comes from the coding sequence ATGGTTATGCGGAACCTCAGCCGATATCTGCCCCTTCTACCACTCCTGGTCACGCTTGTGCTCATCACCGGATGCAAGGAAAAGAACACCTCTGGCGATGCGGCCCAGGCCAAACCCGCGCCTGAGGTTTCGGTGGTCACCATCCAAGAGCAGGCCGTCACCCTGACCACCATTCTTCCTGGCCGGATAACGCCCCACCTCGAGGCCGAGATCAGGCCCCAAGTCAGCGGCATCATCCTCAAGCGTCTCTTTACCGAAGGCGGCGAGGTCAAGGAAGGCGAGGTACTGTACCAGATTGACCCCGCCACCTACAGGGCCAGCCTCGCCAGCGCCAAGGCCAGCCTCGCCAAGGCCGAGGCCAACAGCGTCAACCTCAAGCAGCATGCCGAGCGTTATCGCCGGCTAGTGCCGACCAAGGCGGTCAGTAGCCAGGATTATGAAGACGCTGTCGCGGCCTACGACCAGGGCGTTGCCGAGATCAGAGCCGCCAAGGCTGCCGTGGACATGGCGCAGATCAACCTCAACTACACTCGGGTCACGGCCCCGATCTCCGGCCATATCGGTCGTTCCGCGGTCACCGCCGGCGCCCTGGTGACCGCCAACCAGGGGACCGCCCTGGCCAACATCCAACAGCTTGACCCGGTCTATGTCGATGTTACCCAAGCCAGCGCCGACTTGCTCCAGCTCAAACAGAATCTGGCCGCCGGCACCCTTAAAAGCAATCCCGCCCAGGCTACGGTGAAACTGGAGTTGGAAAACGGCACCTCCTATACCCACGACGGCATCCTCAAATTCAGTGAGGTCAGCGTAGACCAAAGCACCGGTTCGGTCACCCTTCGGGCCTTGTTCGCCAACCCGGATCAACTGCTCCTCCCCGGCATGTTCGTCCGCGCCATCATCCAGGAAGGCGTGCGGGAAAACGCCCTGCTCGTTCCGCAACGGGGCGTCAGCCGCGATACTGCCGGCCATGCGATTGCCCTGGTGGCTGGTGCCGGCGACAAGGTTGAGCGTCGCATCCTCCAGACCGAACGCACGGTGGGCGATGCTTGGCTGGTCACCGACGGTATTAAGCCCGGCGACCGGGTAATTGTCGAGGGGGTGCAGCGGATTCGGCCGGAAATGCAGGTCAAAGTGCGCCCCTTTAGTGTAAGCCCGACCCCACAACCCGCAACCGTGAAATAA
- a CDS encoding ATP-binding protein codes for MQPMPELTPLLKQLRLSSILESLAARNREAIEAKLAYPEFLALLIQDEVARREQKKFSLRVRRAGFRSQKTIDF; via the coding sequence ATGCAGCCCATGCCCGAACTCACCCCATTGCTCAAGCAACTCCGACTCTCCAGCATCCTTGAATCCCTGGCCGCCAGAAACCGCGAGGCCATAGAGGCCAAGCTCGCCTATCCCGAGTTCCTCGCCCTGCTTATCCAGGACGAGGTCGCCAGAAGAGAACAGAAAAAGTTCAGTCTCCGCGTCCGCCGCGCCGGTTTCCGTTCGCAAAAGACAATCGATTTTTGA
- the norR gene encoding nitric oxide reductase transcriptional regulator NorR: MKRLETLSIIAQDLTAVFGAEDRYQRLLEALRLAIPYDSAALLRLDQGMLTPIASMGLKPKAISTRFRRSEHPRLDIICSSSEPTLFSSDSTLPDPFDGLLEIDLESVHHIHACLGCPLLVRDQLVGVLVFDAIDPLAFSHLPTQYIQVIASLASAQMQTVELLSTLEKEAERQGLLAIDLMQDIQQQRGYEILGTSTQIKRLRQEIELVAPSDFTILILGETGVGKELVARSIHNRSRRRDKPLLYLNCAALPTDLAESELFGHVKGAFTGAIADRIGKFELAHGGTLFLDEIGELSLEIQAKLLRTVQEGEVQRVGSEKIQRVDVRLITATNRNLEKEVAAGNFRADLYHRLHVYPIIVPPLRERLEDIPMLSKYFAQKAGAQLRLHQVRIDEDVVAMLLRYQWPGNVRELDNVISRAVLKASANKLVGDVIVTPDFVSGDLNMPASASPISFQSSSPQRPSGRSFRAEVKAFEIQLIEQALASHQGNWAAAARELDMNRSNLHNLATRLGIRHKKMAN, encoded by the coding sequence ATGAAACGACTCGAAACCCTTTCTATTATCGCCCAAGACCTGACCGCGGTCTTTGGCGCCGAAGATCGATATCAGCGACTGCTGGAAGCGCTCCGTTTGGCCATCCCCTATGATTCGGCAGCGCTCCTTCGGCTTGATCAGGGCATGCTCACTCCCATCGCTTCCATGGGGTTGAAGCCAAAGGCTATCAGTACGCGTTTTCGACGGAGTGAGCATCCTCGGCTCGATATTATCTGCAGCTCAAGCGAACCAACGCTCTTTTCAAGTGACAGTACCTTGCCGGATCCCTTTGATGGGTTACTGGAAATCGACCTGGAAAGCGTTCACCACATTCACGCCTGTCTCGGGTGCCCGTTATTGGTGCGAGATCAGTTGGTGGGCGTGCTGGTTTTTGACGCGATCGATCCACTCGCGTTCAGTCATCTGCCCACGCAATACATCCAGGTGATCGCCTCGCTGGCCAGCGCGCAAATGCAGACCGTTGAACTGCTCTCTACACTTGAAAAGGAAGCAGAGCGCCAAGGCTTGTTGGCCATTGATCTGATGCAGGATATTCAGCAGCAAAGGGGGTATGAGATCCTCGGCACCAGCACCCAGATCAAGCGTTTGCGCCAGGAAATAGAGCTTGTGGCCCCCTCTGATTTTACCATCCTCATATTGGGTGAGACCGGTGTCGGTAAGGAACTGGTGGCCAGGTCGATTCATAATCGCTCACGACGCCGTGACAAACCGCTGCTGTATTTGAATTGTGCCGCGCTGCCCACGGACCTTGCTGAAAGCGAACTCTTCGGCCATGTCAAAGGTGCCTTTACGGGGGCGATTGCCGATAGAATAGGAAAGTTTGAATTGGCCCATGGTGGGACGCTGTTCCTGGACGAGATTGGTGAACTCTCGCTTGAAATTCAGGCGAAGTTGCTCAGAACTGTACAGGAAGGGGAGGTGCAACGCGTGGGTTCTGAAAAGATCCAGCGTGTTGATGTGCGACTGATCACCGCGACCAATAGGAATCTTGAAAAGGAGGTCGCTGCCGGAAATTTCCGAGCAGATCTCTACCATAGATTACACGTCTATCCCATAATCGTTCCGCCTCTGCGGGAGCGGCTTGAGGATATTCCAATGCTTTCAAAATATTTTGCCCAGAAAGCCGGCGCTCAGCTGAGACTCCACCAGGTTCGCATCGATGAGGATGTTGTCGCCATGCTCCTGCGCTACCAGTGGCCTGGCAATGTGCGTGAGCTGGATAATGTTATCTCCCGAGCGGTACTCAAGGCATCGGCCAATAAACTCGTTGGCGATGTTATCGTGACGCCGGATTTTGTCAGCGGTGATCTGAACATGCCGGCATCAGCCTCGCCAATCAGCTTTCAAAGCAGTTCTCCTCAGCGGCCCAGCGGACGTTCTTTCCGTGCCGAGGTGAAGGCCTTTGAAATCCAGCTTATCGAGCAGGCATTGGCGAGCCATCAGGGGAACTGGGCAGCTGCGGCTCGGGAGCTTGATATGAACCGCAGTAATTTGCACAATTTGGCAACACGGTTGGGGATTCGTCACAAAAAAATGGCGAATTAA
- a CDS encoding DUF1858 domain-containing protein yields MLLTKETTIYTLTQEYPVLIDALATHNTAFEKLKNTLLRQTMGRVSTIEKAAAMGNERVLDLMLFIAGKVKDHRQSRWLERLGAAQSGICN; encoded by the coding sequence ATGTTACTGACAAAAGAAACGACCATCTACACACTTACCCAAGAGTACCCCGTACTCATCGATGCACTGGCAACGCATAACACTGCCTTTGAAAAACTGAAAAACACCCTACTTCGCCAAACCATGGGACGGGTTTCTACCATCGAGAAAGCTGCCGCCATGGGAAATGAACGTGTCCTTGATCTGATGCTCTTCATTGCAGGCAAAGTCAAAGACCACCGGCAAAGCCGGTGGCTTGAAAGACTGGGAGCCGCTCAAAGCGGCATATGCAACTGA
- a CDS encoding efflux RND transporter permease subunit — MPRFFINRPIFAWVIAIMVMLAGLLSIKKLPVSQYPAIAPPQIAINATYPGASAQTVQDTVTQVIEQKLNGIDNLIYMASTSDSAGSVSITLTFKAGTDPNIAQVQVQNKLQLAVPLLPDAVQRQGIAVVKSTRNFLLIIGLVSEEGTLDRNGLTDYMVSNLQDIISRLDGVGELLMFGTQNAMRIWLNPAKLLSYNLTTNDVVAALEAQNAQVSAGQFGGLPAIKGQQLNATVTARTLLQTPEQFDGIILRTNSNGSVVRLKDVATTKIGTENFSLQSFYNGKPMGGMAIRLASGANALETGDRIKAKMEELSKFFPPGMKVVYPYDTTPFVKISIEEVIHTLIEAVFLVFIVMYLFLQNLRATLIPTIAVPVVLLGTMGVLAAAGFSINTLTMFALVIVIGLLVDDAIVVVENVERIMSEEGLSPHDATIKSMEQITSALWGIATVLTAVFLPMAFFGGSTGVIYRQFSITIISAMILSVLVAMILTPALCSTLLMPVEQGHTPGECGPFCRFFKWFNRCFDFCRHKYEGIVGRSFSRKWRYLFIYALIVAAMAHLFLRLPTSFLPEEDQGFLICQVQLPAGATQERTNDVIKQLEHHFLTNEPQTVKGVITISGFSFAGRGQNMGLAFVKLKDWSLRRTPDLKAPAIAMRAMKAFSQFRDGLAFAFAPPAVIELGVANGFDLQLQDRGGLGHEQLMQARAQLLGEARKNPKLVAVRPNGQDDSPEYKLDIDDNRAGSLGVSAADINTVLTTAWGSKYVNDFIQDGRVKKVYVQADAPFRMLPEDIKNWYVRNSSGHMVPFSAFSSGHWRYASPRLERYNGIPSVEIQGQAAPGISTGEAMTEMERMVAELPTGIGYEWTGLSYEEKHAGAQAPSLYAISLLVVFLSVAALYESWTIPFVNLLMLPLGLVGAVTAVAFRALPNDVYLQIGLLTTVGLSTKNAILIIQFIKEQMRQGHELVDATLSAVKIRLRPVIMTSLAFFFGTLPLALTKSAGAGAQNAIGTAVTGGLLSATFIDLLFIPFFFVLVSQAFGRKKK; from the coding sequence ATGCCCCGCTTCTTCATCAATCGTCCTATTTTCGCCTGGGTCATCGCCATCATGGTCATGCTGGCGGGCCTGCTCTCCATCAAGAAGCTGCCCGTCTCCCAATACCCGGCCATCGCGCCACCGCAGATCGCCATCAACGCCACCTACCCCGGGGCATCGGCGCAGACGGTACAGGACACGGTCACCCAGGTAATCGAACAGAAGCTCAACGGTATCGACAACCTGATCTACATGGCCTCCACCAGCGACTCCGCCGGATCGGTGAGCATCACGCTCACCTTCAAGGCCGGGACCGACCCCAACATCGCCCAAGTACAGGTGCAGAACAAGCTGCAGTTGGCCGTGCCCCTACTTCCAGACGCAGTTCAGCGCCAGGGCATCGCGGTGGTCAAGTCGACCCGCAACTTCCTGCTGATCATCGGCCTAGTTTCCGAGGAGGGCACGCTTGACCGTAACGGCCTTACCGACTACATGGTCTCCAATCTGCAGGACATCATCAGTCGCCTGGACGGCGTAGGCGAGCTGCTGATGTTCGGCACCCAAAATGCGATGCGCATCTGGCTTAACCCGGCCAAACTCCTCAGCTATAACCTGACCACCAATGACGTGGTCGCGGCCCTGGAGGCGCAGAACGCTCAGGTTTCTGCCGGACAGTTCGGCGGCCTACCCGCGATCAAGGGGCAGCAGCTCAACGCCACGGTCACCGCCCGCACCCTGCTGCAGACGCCGGAACAGTTCGACGGCATTATTCTCCGTACCAACAGCAACGGATCCGTAGTTCGGCTCAAGGATGTGGCCACCACCAAGATCGGCACCGAGAACTTCTCGCTCCAGTCCTTTTACAACGGCAAGCCTATGGGCGGCATGGCCATCCGTCTGGCCTCGGGTGCCAATGCCCTGGAAACCGGCGACCGGATCAAGGCCAAGATGGAGGAGTTGTCGAAATTCTTCCCGCCGGGGATGAAGGTGGTCTATCCCTACGACACCACGCCTTTCGTCAAGATCTCCATCGAGGAGGTCATTCATACCCTGATAGAGGCGGTGTTCCTGGTGTTCATCGTCATGTACCTCTTCCTGCAGAACCTGCGTGCCACCCTCATTCCCACCATCGCCGTTCCGGTGGTCCTGCTCGGTACCATGGGCGTGCTTGCGGCGGCAGGATTTTCCATCAACACCCTGACCATGTTTGCCCTAGTCATCGTTATCGGCCTGCTGGTGGACGATGCCATTGTAGTGGTGGAAAACGTGGAGCGGATCATGTCCGAAGAGGGACTCTCGCCCCATGATGCCACCATCAAATCCATGGAGCAAATCACCAGCGCCCTTTGGGGCATCGCCACTGTGCTGACCGCCGTTTTCCTGCCCATGGCCTTTTTCGGCGGTTCCACCGGCGTCATTTACCGTCAGTTTTCGATCACTATCATTTCCGCCATGATTCTCTCGGTGTTAGTGGCCATGATTCTGACCCCTGCGCTGTGCTCCACCCTGCTGATGCCAGTGGAACAGGGACACACTCCGGGAGAATGCGGCCCCTTCTGTCGTTTTTTCAAGTGGTTCAACCGCTGCTTCGACTTCTGCCGCCATAAATACGAGGGTATCGTTGGCCGCTCGTTCAGCCGTAAATGGCGCTATCTGTTCATCTATGCCCTAATCGTAGCCGCCATGGCCCACTTGTTCCTCCGCCTGCCCACCTCCTTTCTTCCTGAGGAGGACCAGGGGTTTCTCATCTGCCAGGTGCAGCTGCCCGCCGGTGCGACCCAGGAACGGACCAACGATGTTATCAAGCAGTTGGAGCACCACTTCCTCACCAATGAACCGCAGACCGTGAAAGGGGTCATCACCATCTCCGGCTTCAGCTTTGCCGGTCGCGGCCAGAACATGGGGTTGGCCTTTGTCAAACTCAAGGATTGGAGCCTTCGCCGGACGCCGGACCTGAAGGCCCCGGCCATCGCCATGCGGGCGATGAAAGCCTTTTCCCAGTTTCGCGACGGCCTGGCCTTTGCCTTTGCCCCGCCTGCGGTTATCGAGCTGGGCGTGGCCAACGGCTTTGATCTGCAACTCCAGGATCGCGGCGGCCTGGGCCATGAACAACTGATGCAGGCCCGGGCGCAGCTGCTTGGCGAGGCGCGGAAAAATCCCAAACTGGTCGCGGTCCGCCCCAACGGCCAGGACGATTCACCGGAATACAAGCTGGATATCGACGACAACCGCGCCGGATCCCTGGGAGTTTCCGCAGCCGACATCAACACCGTGCTGACCACGGCTTGGGGCAGCAAGTATGTTAACGATTTCATCCAAGACGGCCGGGTCAAAAAGGTTTATGTCCAGGCCGACGCCCCCTTTCGTATGCTGCCTGAGGATATTAAAAACTGGTATGTGCGCAACTCAAGTGGTCACATGGTGCCCTTTTCCGCCTTTTCCAGCGGTCACTGGCGCTATGCCTCGCCACGGTTGGAACGCTACAACGGCATTCCTTCGGTGGAAATTCAGGGGCAGGCTGCACCGGGTATCAGCACCGGTGAGGCCATGACCGAGATGGAGCGAATGGTTGCCGAGCTGCCCACTGGCATCGGTTATGAATGGACCGGCCTCTCCTACGAAGAAAAACATGCCGGCGCACAGGCTCCTTCCCTCTATGCCATCTCCCTGCTGGTGGTTTTCCTCTCGGTGGCTGCCCTGTATGAAAGCTGGACCATCCCCTTTGTCAACCTGCTGATGCTGCCCCTGGGCCTAGTTGGCGCGGTCACGGCGGTCGCCTTCCGCGCTCTGCCCAACGACGTCTACCTACAAATAGGCCTCTTGACCACGGTAGGCCTGTCCACCAAGAACGCCATTCTCATCATCCAGTTCATCAAGGAACAGATGCGCCAGGGACACGAACTGGTGGACGCCACACTCTCTGCGGTCAAGATCAGGCTGCGGCCGGTCATCATGACCTCCCTGGCCTTTTTCTTCGGTACCCTCCCCCTGGCCCTGACCAAGAGTGCCGGCGCTGGAGCACAAAACGCTATCGGCACGGCGGTGACTGGTGGCCTGCTCTCGGCTACCTTCATCGACCTGCTGTTCATTCCCTTTTTCTTTGTTCTGGTGTCGCAGGCCTTTGGGAGGAAGAAAAAATGA
- a CDS encoding ferredoxin → MAQQVRIDQEECLGCEACIEICPAVFALNEAIGKAFVKSESSGEEECIDEAIASCPASCISKE, encoded by the coding sequence ATGGCACAACAAGTACGGATCGATCAGGAAGAGTGTCTCGGCTGTGAAGCATGCATTGAGATCTGCCCAGCAGTGTTCGCCCTCAACGAGGCAATTGGAAAAGCATTCGTCAAAAGCGAATCCTCCGGTGAAGAGGAGTGCATTGACGAGGCCATTGCCTCTTGTCCGGCAAGCTGTATCAGTAAGGAATAA
- a CDS encoding inorganic phosphate transporter, giving the protein MDLIFALLVLVVILVAVFDFTNGFHDAADMVATAIASRAMKPGMAIGIVTCFTFIAPFTVGLAVANTVGTFVDVGAVSTIEGESLVIAALLAAVSYNLVTWWLGFPSSSSNSLAGGLVGAGLYTVGIAHIDWGITALQNGHLQGMTKVVAGLFVSPFLGFVIGFLTMKLFLRLLSRATKKLTRLFIVSQYLSVAWLGFSHGANDAQKGMAIIGMMLLASGVTTEFAVPVWAIFLCASAITLGTLFGGWRIIKTLGFDLFRVKIIHSVANQLGAALINSIATLSGAPTSTTQVVTATLLGNGAAEKPQHVKWQTARGIVAGWFMNVPTSILLGWLYCFLFLKFWG; this is encoded by the coding sequence ATGGATCTGATATTTGCCTTGTTGGTCCTCGTCGTGATATTGGTGGCGGTTTTCGATTTCACCAACGGGTTCCATGATGCCGCCGACATGGTTGCTACGGCCATCGCCTCGCGGGCCATGAAGCCGGGCATGGCCATCGGTATTGTCACCTGTTTCACCTTTATTGCTCCCTTTACCGTGGGCTTGGCAGTGGCGAATACGGTAGGCACTTTTGTGGATGTAGGGGCAGTTTCAACCATTGAGGGTGAAAGCCTCGTCATAGCGGCCCTTCTCGCTGCGGTGAGCTACAATCTGGTCACCTGGTGGCTGGGCTTTCCCTCTTCTTCCTCCAATTCTCTCGCCGGTGGCCTTGTTGGGGCAGGGCTTTATACCGTGGGCATTGCCCATATCGATTGGGGGATCACAGCCCTGCAAAACGGTCATCTCCAGGGGATGACGAAAGTCGTGGCAGGGCTGTTTGTTTCGCCTTTCTTAGGTTTTGTCATTGGTTTTTTGACGATGAAGCTCTTTCTCCGCCTCCTCTCCCGAGCGACAAAAAAGCTCACTCGTCTGTTCATCGTCTCTCAGTATTTGAGTGTGGCTTGGCTAGGTTTTTCCCATGGTGCCAATGATGCGCAGAAGGGGATGGCTATCATCGGCATGATGTTGCTTGCCAGCGGCGTTACCACTGAATTTGCCGTCCCTGTGTGGGCTATCTTTCTTTGCGCCTCGGCCATTACCCTGGGGACTCTGTTTGGTGGTTGGCGTATCATCAAGACCCTGGGCTTCGACCTGTTTCGTGTGAAGATCATTCATTCCGTTGCCAACCAACTGGGGGCTGCACTGATCAATAGCATCGCCACCCTGAGCGGTGCGCCTACCTCCACCACCCAGGTCGTGACGGCGACTCTGTTGGGCAATGGTGCTGCTGAAAAGCCGCAGCATGTGAAGTGGCAAACGGCACGGGGCATCGTGGCTGGTTGGTTTATGAACGTGCCTACGTCCATACTTTTGGGTTGGTTATACTGTTTTCTTTTTCTCAAGTTCTGGGGGTAA
- a CDS encoding PAS domain-containing protein, which yields MWEVHDDIRRQFRQTKDLLAGKDRSAARKALADLSDAVDDMVQKEERILFPMTLKILSEKDWHRCRLGEEEIGYAFDITPGDEWAVEMAEPVTSEPTTGLIDLATGQLSPEVVNAMLCNLPVDISFVDADDKVAYYSGSSHRIFPRSPAAIGRDVKNCHPPKSLHMVTEILEAFKKGERKHAEFCLELGEKFIHIQYLALHNQQGEYLGCLEVGHDATYVRSLRGQRRLLEWNSWDGHRSRMKTKSI from the coding sequence ATGTGGGAAGTACACGACGATATTCGGCGCCAATTCCGACAAACGAAAGACTTGCTGGCCGGCAAAGATCGCAGCGCGGCGCGAAAGGCTTTGGCGGACCTATCGGACGCCGTTGACGACATGGTCCAGAAGGAAGAACGCATCCTCTTTCCCATGACCCTGAAAATTCTATCCGAAAAAGATTGGCATCGTTGCCGATTGGGAGAGGAGGAGATCGGGTATGCCTTTGACATTACTCCCGGTGATGAGTGGGCCGTCGAAATGGCGGAACCAGTGACCAGCGAACCGACAACGGGACTGATAGACCTTGCCACTGGGCAACTGTCGCCCGAGGTGGTCAACGCCATGCTCTGCAACCTGCCCGTTGACATCAGCTTTGTCGATGCCGACGATAAGGTTGCCTACTACTCAGGCAGCAGTCACCGCATTTTTCCGAGAAGCCCAGCGGCGATAGGCCGGGATGTCAAGAACTGCCACCCTCCCAAATCGCTGCATATGGTCACGGAGATACTGGAGGCATTCAAGAAGGGGGAGCGGAAGCACGCAGAATTCTGTCTGGAGCTTGGCGAAAAATTTATCCACATCCAATATCTGGCCCTGCACAATCAGCAAGGTGAGTATTTAGGATGTCTTGAAGTTGGGCACGATGCGACCTATGTCCGTTCGCTCCGGGGACAGCGGCGCTTGCTCGAATGGAACTCATGGGATGGCCATCGTTCCAGAATGAAGACAAAATCAATTTAA
- a CDS encoding DUF438 domain-containing protein, with amino-acid sequence MGDITPDEIASLEQTLVKEGLSESEIKKMCHLHAALIKSALEVQEEVSMPPGHPVHTFMEDNSQARELLIELHEELQKIGEKPGETVWSFVVGQLRFLVQELAELHVHYV; translated from the coding sequence GTGGGCGACATTACTCCCGACGAAATAGCCTCGCTTGAACAGACATTGGTGAAAGAAGGATTGTCGGAAAGTGAGATTAAAAAGATGTGCCATCTACACGCGGCACTCATCAAAAGCGCTCTGGAGGTTCAGGAAGAGGTGTCCATGCCACCAGGGCATCCAGTGCACACCTTCATGGAAGATAACAGTCAGGCCAGGGAATTATTGATTGAGCTCCACGAGGAATTACAGAAGATTGGGGAGAAACCAGGGGAGACGGTCTGGTCATTTGTCGTCGGCCAGCTTCGATTTCTGGTGCAGGAGTTGGCGGAGCTGCACGTGCACTATGTGTGA